Proteins from one Halovivax limisalsi genomic window:
- a CDS encoding zinc ribbon domain-containing protein produces the protein MEAVGAYAPRFRLTAAAAAEAWGEFRAPGISETAVPGADEDALTMGYEAATRALEAGDLAGADVDWLAFAASTPPVAEGDLTSRLAGFLGIASDVPGTTLTGSTRAGTQAIAAAAEAVAAGAGRALVVAADAPRGDPDDAIDHAAGAGAGAIVVSREGPARIVDRAAYASAHPGTRFRGAGEAATEGLGITQYDRRAFLEHVDGAVDGLAVEPDPDAVAIQAPDGKLPYRAADACGVDADAIRTCATVHDLGDLGAASVPVGLARALADGHESILAVGYGDGADALAIETETPTPAAMALDGDADPSYAESLRQRGRLTSGAPEGGGAYVSVPTWRRSLPQRHRLEAGRCGACDALAFPPSGACSACGELSGYEPVTLPGTGTVESVTTISQGGAPPEFAEYQAQAGDYAALIVALDAPGETDETVSIPAMGTGADADAFAVGDRVEATIRRLYTQEGLTRYATKMRPASDA, from the coding sequence ATCGAGGCCGTCGGCGCCTACGCCCCGCGCTTCCGGCTGACCGCGGCGGCCGCCGCCGAGGCCTGGGGCGAGTTCCGCGCGCCGGGCATCTCCGAGACCGCGGTTCCCGGGGCCGACGAGGACGCGCTGACGATGGGATACGAGGCGGCGACGCGCGCGCTCGAGGCGGGCGACCTCGCCGGCGCTGACGTCGACTGGCTCGCGTTCGCCGCGAGCACCCCGCCGGTCGCGGAGGGCGACCTGACGTCCCGCCTCGCAGGATTTCTCGGGATCGCGTCCGACGTCCCCGGTACGACCCTCACCGGCAGCACCAGGGCGGGTACCCAGGCGATCGCCGCCGCGGCCGAGGCCGTCGCCGCCGGGGCCGGTCGGGCGCTGGTCGTCGCCGCTGACGCGCCGCGGGGCGACCCCGACGACGCGATCGACCACGCGGCCGGCGCCGGTGCGGGCGCGATCGTCGTCTCGCGCGAGGGGCCGGCCCGGATCGTCGATCGTGCCGCCTACGCCAGCGCCCACCCAGGGACGCGATTTCGCGGCGCCGGCGAGGCCGCCACCGAGGGGCTCGGGATCACGCAGTACGACCGTCGTGCCTTCCTCGAGCACGTCGACGGCGCCGTCGACGGCCTCGCCGTCGAACCGGACCCGGACGCGGTGGCCATCCAGGCGCCCGACGGCAAACTGCCCTACCGCGCCGCGGACGCCTGCGGCGTCGACGCCGACGCGATTCGAACCTGTGCGACCGTCCACGACCTGGGCGACCTCGGGGCGGCGAGCGTCCCCGTCGGGCTCGCCCGCGCGCTCGCCGACGGCCACGAGTCGATCCTCGCCGTGGGCTACGGCGACGGCGCCGACGCCCTCGCCATCGAAACCGAGACGCCGACGCCCGCGGCGATGGCGCTCGACGGCGACGCCGACCCCTCCTACGCGGAGTCGTTGCGCCAGCGCGGTCGACTCACCTCGGGTGCGCCCGAGGGCGGCGGCGCGTACGTCAGCGTCCCGACCTGGCGGCGCTCGCTCCCCCAGCGGCACCGGCTCGAAGCCGGCCGCTGCGGCGCCTGCGACGCGCTCGCGTTCCCGCCGTCCGGCGCGTGTTCGGCCTGCGGCGAGTTGTCCGGCTACGAGCCCGTCACCCTGCCCGGCACCGGGACCGTCGAGTCCGTCACCACCATCTCGCAGGGCGGCGCGCCACCCGAGTTCGCGGAGTATCAGGCGCAAGCTGGCGACTACGCGGCGCTGATCGTCGCGCTCGACGCGCCGGGCGAGACCGACGAGACGGTGAGTATCCCGGCGATGGGGACCGGCGCCGACGCCGACGCGTTCGCCGTCGGCGATCGCGTCGAGGCGACAATCCGCCGGCTCTACACGCAGGAGGGGCTCACCCGCTACGCGACGAAAATGCGGCCGGCGTCGGACGCCTGA
- a CDS encoding O-antigen ligase domain-containing protein: MTAHPGVESTVADDRSSAPRWRALVPIAVILAASAPVTWFVSSETGNLLSAAILSLVAGYGVVAANVRPWTDAAFLVPFGGYWVGLVGYYVLFPSPVLLRYVLATPVVALATVIVLPQLVAADRATYTAAVTAVAVALVAFGLGLLALERWTGVATGAPNWVGQPVMGYGAIRTVSIYHNPNTFGSVMLVGTLTALYTALTRRGLLWALAVLVCVVGLVLSEGDHAIVGVAVGTPLVLSGVDRRLAIGSIGGLVVGAAAWIRSGHVETVMQTTFLGRVYRWVEALELLSTNAAWGIGFDRIGSYAVHNSYLHVPLATGLILGGLYVASLWYALGRGLRARWTAWTGYVVGTGAGFLVALAFESTTLGGVSVTAVLLGLYVGLLLALE; this comes from the coding sequence ATGACGGCGCACCCCGGCGTCGAATCGACGGTGGCGGACGACCGTTCGTCCGCGCCGCGCTGGCGGGCGCTCGTCCCCATCGCGGTCATCCTCGCGGCGAGTGCGCCGGTGACGTGGTTCGTCTCGTCCGAGACGGGCAACCTGCTGTCGGCAGCCATCCTCTCGCTCGTGGCGGGATACGGCGTCGTCGCGGCGAACGTTCGTCCGTGGACCGACGCCGCCTTCCTCGTCCCCTTCGGCGGCTACTGGGTCGGCCTGGTGGGCTACTACGTCCTGTTTCCCTCGCCCGTACTGCTGCGGTACGTCCTGGCGACGCCGGTCGTCGCGCTGGCGACGGTGATCGTCCTGCCGCAGCTGGTGGCGGCCGACCGTGCGACGTACACCGCCGCTGTCACCGCCGTCGCGGTGGCGCTCGTCGCGTTCGGGCTGGGACTCCTCGCCCTCGAGCGCTGGACGGGGGTTGCGACCGGGGCGCCGAACTGGGTCGGCCAACCGGTGATGGGCTACGGCGCGATCCGGACCGTCTCGATCTACCACAACCCGAACACTTTCGGCTCGGTCATGCTGGTCGGGACGCTGACGGCGCTGTACACGGCGCTCACCCGCCGCGGACTGCTCTGGGCGCTGGCGGTCCTGGTCTGCGTCGTGGGGCTGGTGCTCTCGGAGGGCGATCACGCCATCGTCGGGGTCGCCGTCGGGACGCCGCTGGTACTCTCGGGCGTCGATCGACGACTGGCCATCGGGTCGATCGGTGGCCTGGTCGTCGGGGCGGCGGCGTGGATCCGGTCGGGCCACGTCGAGACGGTGATGCAAACGACGTTTCTCGGACGGGTCTACCGCTGGGTCGAGGCGCTCGAACTGCTCTCGACGAACGCGGCGTGGGGGATCGGCTTCGACCGGATCGGGTCGTACGCGGTGCACAATTCGTACCTGCACGTCCCGCTCGCGACCGGGCTGATCCTGGGCGGGCTGTACGTGGCGTCGCTGTGGTACGCGCTCGGGCGGGGGTTGCGCGCTCGCTGGACGGCGTGGACCGGCTACGTCGTCGGAACCGGTGCCGGGTTCCTGGTGGCACTCGCGTTCGAATCCACCACGCTCGGGGGCGTGAGCGTGACGGCCGTGTTGCTGGGGCTGTACGTCGGATTGCTGCTGGCGCTGGAGTGA
- a CDS encoding DUF7289 family protein has product MSWVTRTEPTGTARALSPVVAVTMLFGLVAITSLGLFAAGGQLLADSSAELEDERVSEAFVQLGRTMGTATTDSEATRVTAFEAGEFGAVTKTDAGWIAIEGGDIDLTGADRLSIGAIEYESDDGTVIAYQSGGVWRERGNRTRMLSPPNLNFDIETETLTFPVTTVSGERDLSSGQVRVRHEDTRPVREADIVENDTVTITVKSDYYRGWQTYFERQIGETTVQNVDHANRTVTASLGYEDMERAFESGVGVPSEDNVDGFKDEFEDDVQVAPMRPMDPVIDALLADVENGSADLDRDLSEAGIPDTLGPGTYYIDSITEHEDELDGEDSLDFDLSSGNATLIVRGDVDLAAASIEVTDQADDSALQIYMGGDALTGGGSACVGACGNDGQAKHLQLYGTSDTAVDFSSSDAAEFEGVIYVASNDPDNRVSVNGNKCDNLDADPQVYLQAGGDEVSGAIVAHSICSQSSGHDFAFDDTLANEVIDPYPPGYSHPPQITYLNVAVHEISVTND; this is encoded by the coding sequence ATGAGTTGGGTGACGCGGACGGAGCCGACCGGCACGGCGCGAGCGCTCTCGCCGGTCGTCGCCGTGACGATGCTGTTCGGGCTCGTCGCGATCACCAGCCTCGGACTCTTCGCCGCCGGCGGTCAGCTACTCGCGGATTCGTCGGCGGAACTCGAAGACGAGCGCGTCTCCGAGGCCTTCGTCCAGCTCGGCCGGACGATGGGGACGGCGACGACCGACTCGGAGGCGACGCGCGTCACCGCCTTCGAGGCCGGCGAGTTCGGCGCCGTCACGAAGACGGACGCCGGCTGGATCGCGATCGAAGGCGGCGATATCGACCTGACGGGCGCGGACCGCCTCTCGATCGGGGCGATCGAGTACGAGAGCGACGACGGCACGGTCATCGCCTACCAGTCGGGCGGCGTCTGGCGCGAGCGGGGCAACCGGACCCGGATGCTCTCGCCGCCGAACCTCAACTTCGATATCGAAACGGAGACGCTCACCTTTCCGGTGACGACGGTCTCCGGCGAGCGCGACCTCTCGTCGGGCCAGGTCAGGGTCCGCCACGAGGATACCCGGCCGGTTCGCGAGGCCGACATCGTCGAGAACGACACGGTCACGATCACGGTCAAGAGCGACTACTACCGCGGCTGGCAGACCTATTTCGAGCGCCAGATCGGCGAGACGACCGTCCAGAACGTCGACCACGCCAACCGGACGGTCACGGCGTCGCTCGGCTACGAGGACATGGAGCGGGCGTTCGAAAGCGGCGTCGGCGTGCCGAGCGAGGACAACGTCGACGGCTTCAAAGACGAGTTCGAAGACGACGTCCAGGTGGCGCCGATGCGACCGATGGACCCGGTGATCGACGCCCTCCTCGCGGACGTCGAGAACGGCTCCGCGGACCTCGATCGCGATCTTTCCGAGGCGGGGATCCCGGACACCCTCGGCCCCGGGACCTACTACATCGATTCGATCACGGAGCACGAGGACGAACTAGACGGGGAGGACAGCCTCGATTTCGACCTCTCTTCGGGTAACGCCACGCTGATCGTCCGCGGTGACGTCGATCTCGCCGCGGCGAGCATCGAGGTCACGGACCAGGCCGACGATTCGGCGTTGCAGATCTACATGGGTGGCGACGCCCTGACCGGTGGCGGCAGCGCCTGCGTCGGGGCCTGCGGAAACGACGGCCAGGCGAAGCACCTCCAGCTCTACGGCACGTCCGATACGGCGGTGGACTTCAGTTCGAGCGACGCGGCGGAGTTCGAGGGCGTGATCTACGTCGCCTCGAACGATCCGGACAACCGGGTCTCGGTCAACGGAAACAAGTGCGATAACCTGGACGCCGATCCGCAAGTCTACCTCCAGGCCGGCGGCGACGAGGTATCGGGTGCGATCGTCGCCCACTCGATCTGCTCGCAGTCGAGCGGCCACGACTTCGCCTTCGACGACACGCTGGCGAACGAGGTGATCGATCCCTACCCGCCCGGCTACTCGCACCCGCCCCAGATCACCTATCTCAACGTCGCCGTCCACGAGATTTCGGTCACGAACGACTGA
- a CDS encoding archaea-specific SMC-related protein, producing MSQEPLATQRIAVDVTNVGGIDDTTVEFSPGVTVLAGRNATNRTSFLRSVMAALGSEKGSLKSDADEGAVSLSIGDETYTRTFERRNGTVRTDGDPYLEDGTLADLFAFLLETNEARRAVRRGGDLRELIMRPVDTAAIKADIDRLQDEKASIRDELDELDELERERTRLETERTKLVSDLEDARTEREEVAATVDDADRDVEETRSEKDELESTLEELNDVRSELESVRFEIETQRDSLENLREERESLREAVADAGGATDEERGRIEGRLDALRERKSEVESTVNDLQRIVRFNEELLGGGNEPVVEALRDDTESGEAPTDALLPDDGVVCWTCGSEVDADRIEATIERLRDVRQEHSERRRELKAEIEELTDEKRDLESERREREQTERRLERVESEIDEREATLESLQERRDEYATRVEALEDEVETLDVVDEYDDLLESHRRLNQVEFRIDQLEDDLAETESAIDEIDARLAERDSLEADLEAVEADLETRRTEIERIETEAVSHFNEHMEAVLDILEYGNLERIWIERTAADGRDEASAFDLHVVRSTADDAVYEDTIDHLSESEREVTGLVFALAGYLVHDVHEHVPFMLLDSLEAIDSDRIARLVEYVSSYADSLLVALLPEDAAALPDEYERIREI from the coding sequence ATGAGCCAGGAACCGCTCGCTACCCAGCGGATCGCGGTCGACGTCACCAACGTCGGCGGCATCGACGACACGACCGTCGAGTTCTCGCCGGGCGTGACCGTACTCGCTGGTCGAAACGCGACGAACCGGACGTCCTTTCTCCGGTCGGTGATGGCCGCGCTCGGGAGCGAGAAGGGATCGCTCAAGAGCGACGCCGACGAAGGGGCCGTTTCCCTCTCGATCGGCGACGAGACGTACACGCGGACGTTCGAACGACGAAACGGCACCGTCAGGACGGACGGCGATCCGTACCTCGAGGACGGGACGCTCGCCGATCTGTTCGCCTTCCTCCTCGAGACCAACGAGGCCCGCCGGGCCGTCAGACGCGGCGGCGATCTGCGCGAACTGATCATGCGGCCGGTCGACACGGCGGCCATCAAGGCCGACATCGACCGGTTGCAGGACGAGAAGGCCTCGATCCGGGACGAACTCGACGAACTCGACGAACTCGAACGCGAACGAACCCGCCTCGAGACCGAGCGGACGAAACTGGTGTCGGATCTCGAGGACGCCCGCACGGAGCGCGAGGAAGTGGCCGCGACCGTGGACGACGCGGACCGCGACGTCGAGGAAACCCGTTCGGAGAAGGACGAGCTCGAGTCGACCCTCGAGGAACTGAACGACGTCCGCTCCGAGCTCGAGTCGGTTCGCTTCGAGATCGAGACCCAGCGCGACAGCCTCGAGAACCTCCGCGAAGAACGCGAGTCGCTCCGCGAGGCCGTCGCGGACGCCGGCGGTGCGACCGACGAGGAACGCGGCCGCATCGAGGGCCGACTCGACGCCCTCCGCGAGCGAAAGAGCGAGGTCGAGTCGACTGTCAACGACCTCCAGCGCATCGTCCGCTTCAACGAGGAGCTCCTCGGCGGCGGGAACGAGCCCGTCGTCGAGGCGCTGCGCGACGACACCGAGTCCGGCGAGGCGCCGACCGACGCCCTGCTGCCCGACGACGGCGTCGTCTGCTGGACCTGCGGGAGCGAGGTCGACGCCGACCGGATCGAGGCGACCATCGAGCGACTGCGGGACGTCCGGCAGGAACACTCCGAGCGCCGGCGCGAACTCAAAGCCGAGATCGAGGAGCTGACCGACGAGAAGCGCGATCTCGAGTCCGAGCGCCGGGAGCGCGAGCAGACAGAGCGTCGCCTGGAGCGCGTCGAGTCCGAGATCGACGAGCGCGAGGCCACGCTCGAATCGTTGCAGGAGCGACGCGACGAGTACGCGACGCGCGTCGAGGCGCTCGAGGACGAAGTCGAGACGCTCGACGTCGTCGACGAGTACGACGACCTCCTCGAGAGCCACCGCCGGCTCAACCAGGTCGAGTTCCGGATCGACCAGCTCGAAGACGACCTGGCCGAGACGGAATCGGCGATCGACGAGATCGACGCGCGACTGGCCGAACGGGACTCCCTCGAGGCCGACCTCGAAGCCGTCGAGGCTGATCTGGAAACGCGACGGACCGAGATCGAACGGATCGAGACCGAGGCCGTCTCGCACTTCAACGAGCACATGGAAGCGGTGCTCGACATCCTCGAGTACGGCAACTTGGAACGCATCTGGATCGAGCGTACCGCCGCGGACGGACGCGACGAGGCGAGCGCGTTCGACCTCCACGTCGTCAGGTCGACGGCCGACGACGCCGTCTACGAGGACACGATCGACCACCTCAGCGAGTCCGAACGGGAGGTGACCGGGCTGGTGTTCGCCCTCGCCGGCTACCTCGTCCACGACGTCCACGAGCACGTGCCGTTCATGCTGCTGGACTCGCTCGAGGCCATCGACTCGGACCGGATCGCCCGCCTCGTCGAGTACGTCTCGTCGTACGCCGACTCGCTCCTCGTCGCACTGCTTCCCGAGGACGCCGCGGCGCTGCCCGACGAGTACGAGCGGATTCGCGAGATCTGA
- a CDS encoding thiolase domain-containing protein, with translation MRDAYLIGAGQSAYGAFPEESYRSLFRTAFEAAAESVPDGFETDDVDEAFVGTLGVGGRQLGLSGPAVTEHVGLDGVPCTRVENACAASGFALRSAVQAVRSGMADVALAGGFEVMSDASSDVTKYWLGVSGETEWERLSGTTFAGVYAQMAAAHMAAHGTTREQLSRVAVKNHENAASNPHAQLDFPCSLEDAQSAPVVADPLTLYHCCPTSDGAAVALVASEDVVATYAADPIRIAGVGAASDDVGLFQRETYAGIPASRRAGEAAYEAAGIGPDDLDFAEVHDCFAIAELLAYEDLGFCERGEAGALIESGRTDRDGDLPVNTSGGLKAKGHPIGATGAGQAVEAFKQLTGAAGDRQLDDPVRGLTHNVGGSGGAAVVHVFERESEVGA, from the coding sequence ATGCGAGATGCCTACCTCATCGGGGCGGGCCAGTCGGCCTACGGCGCCTTTCCCGAGGAGAGCTATCGATCGCTCTTCCGAACCGCGTTCGAGGCGGCCGCGGAGAGCGTCCCGGACGGATTCGAGACGGACGACGTCGACGAGGCGTTCGTCGGCACGCTGGGCGTCGGCGGCCGGCAACTCGGCCTCTCGGGGCCGGCGGTGACCGAGCACGTCGGCCTCGACGGCGTCCCCTGCACGCGCGTCGAAAACGCCTGCGCGGCGAGCGGCTTCGCGCTCCGGAGCGCCGTCCAGGCCGTCAGATCCGGCATGGCCGACGTCGCCCTCGCGGGCGGGTTCGAGGTCATGTCGGACGCGAGTTCCGACGTCACGAAGTACTGGCTGGGCGTCTCCGGCGAGACCGAGTGGGAACGGCTCTCGGGGACGACATTCGCCGGCGTCTACGCCCAGATGGCCGCCGCCCACATGGCGGCCCACGGCACGACGCGGGAGCAGCTCTCGCGGGTCGCCGTGAAGAATCACGAGAACGCCGCCTCGAACCCGCACGCCCAGCTCGACTTTCCGTGCTCGCTCGAGGACGCCCAGTCGGCGCCCGTCGTCGCCGACCCGCTCACCCTCTATCACTGCTGTCCGACCTCCGACGGCGCCGCCGTCGCCCTCGTGGCGAGCGAGGACGTCGTCGCGACCTACGCGGCCGACCCGATCCGGATCGCCGGCGTCGGCGCGGCCAGCGACGACGTCGGACTCTTCCAGCGCGAGACCTACGCCGGCATCCCGGCGAGTCGCCGCGCCGGGGAAGCCGCGTACGAGGCCGCGGGGATCGGCCCCGACGACCTCGACTTCGCGGAGGTCCACGACTGCTTCGCCATCGCCGAGCTGCTGGCCTACGAGGATCTGGGCTTCTGCGAGCGCGGCGAGGCCGGCGCGCTGATCGAATCCGGCCGGACCGACCGCGACGGCGACCTGCCGGTCAACACCTCCGGCGGTCTCAAGGCCAAGGGCCACCCCATCGGCGCGACGGGCGCCGGCCAGGCCGTCGAGGCCTTCAAACAACTCACCGGAGCCGCGGGAGACCGTCAGCTCGACGATCCCGTCCGCGGGCTCACGCACAACGTCGGCGGCAGCGGCGGTGCCGCGGTCGTCCACGTCTTCGAACGCGAGTCGGAGGTGGGCGCGTGA
- the rdfA gene encoding rod-determining factor RdfA — MSDADPAADPTDSKVGRLIERYDLAGLGDELVERWTAPAEERDSLRELADVFNRRLLAAALAEAEVETLEGDVENMYRLLTDDVSSGVRTEARNRLERQGVDVEALEREFVSHQAVHTYLRTYRDAAFEPAERGPDERRDVERERISRLQSRTEAVTEDAVERLAEADALSISRPSVLVDVRVFCDDCGGDYTVDELLSRGGCLCDEA; from the coding sequence ATGAGCGACGCGGACCCGGCGGCGGATCCGACCGATTCGAAGGTGGGGAGACTCATCGAGCGCTACGATCTCGCGGGCCTGGGCGACGAACTCGTCGAACGCTGGACGGCGCCGGCCGAGGAGCGCGACAGCCTCCGGGAACTGGCCGACGTCTTCAACCGGCGCCTGCTCGCGGCGGCGCTCGCGGAGGCGGAGGTCGAGACGCTGGAGGGCGACGTCGAAAACATGTACCGGCTGCTGACCGACGACGTCTCGAGCGGGGTCCGAACGGAGGCCCGGAACCGACTCGAACGCCAGGGCGTCGACGTCGAGGCGCTCGAGCGCGAGTTCGTCTCCCACCAGGCCGTCCACACCTACCTGCGAACGTACCGCGACGCCGCGTTCGAACCGGCCGAACGGGGTCCCGACGAGCGCCGCGACGTCGAGCGCGAGCGGATCAGTCGCCTCCAGAGCCGAACCGAGGCCGTCACGGAGGACGCGGTCGAGCGACTGGCCGAGGCCGACGCGCTCTCGATCTCGCGGCCGAGCGTCCTCGTCGACGTCCGCGTGTTCTGCGACGACTGCGGCGGCGACTACACCGTCGACGAGTTGCTCTCGCGGGGCGGGTGTCTCTGCGACGAGGCCTGA
- a CDS encoding DUF5518 domain-containing protein encodes MDSQPARTTGDASAPDRGSSTGLNALIGAVAGIVLSFVPLSPLLGGALAGYLEDGTYREGAIVGLVAGLIMLVPFVLFGLFVTSLFLGFGPSGSGLVFGVFGLFVLTTSAAYTVGLGAVGGYIGVYLRDEL; translated from the coding sequence ATGGATTCTCAGCCAGCCCGGACGACGGGCGACGCATCCGCCCCCGACCGCGGCTCCAGCACCGGTCTCAACGCCCTGATCGGCGCCGTCGCCGGCATCGTCCTCTCGTTCGTCCCGCTGTCGCCGCTGCTCGGCGGCGCGCTCGCCGGCTACCTCGAAGACGGCACCTACCGCGAGGGTGCGATCGTCGGGCTCGTTGCCGGTCTCATCATGCTCGTGCCGTTCGTCCTCTTCGGACTGTTCGTCACGTCGCTCTTCCTCGGGTTCGGGCCGAGCGGCTCGGGACTCGTGTTCGGCGTCTTCGGCCTCTTCGTACTGACGACGTCCGCCGCCTACACCGTCGGACTGGGTGCCGTCGGCGGCTACATCGGGGTCTACCTCCGGGACGAACTGTAA
- a CDS encoding MFS transporter yields the protein MDVRGGVRREAAALWDGGTGAGLGALATTWGLLVGARMVLPVLLPSLQGDFELSLSTAGLLVSVLWLFAAIGQLPGGVLADRYDERTIMAASALAVAAGIAAFVTAPTAAVLFLATAVWGLGHSLYPIARITVLSRLYPGRLGSALGVTMATGDVGQTILPPVATAIAAAVAWQAGLGFLVPCLLLGALAIYLAVPASEVDPDDDPLTLEETMAVLAELRTPAMATMTLIMLVYIFLWQSFTAFYPTYLETGKEFSPTIASLLFGFFFAVGVVVKPVAGAAYDRVGMRGSLVAVLSPPAVGLALLPFVEGFWPIVAITALVSTMLGSGAITQSYLADSFSEERQGAGLGVVRTATATLGSAGPVVFGTVGEYGYFDEGYLALAVLMVIVIALTLRMPTSDPARGA from the coding sequence ATGGACGTACGAGGCGGCGTACGGCGCGAGGCGGCGGCGCTCTGGGACGGCGGTACCGGAGCGGGCCTTGGCGCGCTCGCGACCACCTGGGGCTTGCTGGTCGGCGCCCGAATGGTCCTGCCGGTGCTGTTGCCCTCGCTGCAGGGCGACTTCGAGCTCTCGCTGTCGACCGCCGGCCTGCTCGTCAGCGTCCTCTGGCTGTTCGCCGCGATCGGCCAGCTCCCCGGCGGCGTGCTCGCCGACCGCTACGACGAGCGGACCATCATGGCCGCGAGCGCGCTCGCGGTCGCCGCCGGGATCGCGGCATTCGTCACCGCGCCGACGGCCGCGGTGCTCTTCCTCGCGACGGCGGTGTGGGGCCTGGGCCACTCGCTGTACCCCATCGCGCGCATCACCGTCCTCTCGCGGCTCTATCCCGGTCGGCTCGGCAGCGCACTCGGCGTGACGATGGCGACCGGCGACGTGGGCCAGACGATCCTGCCGCCCGTCGCGACCGCCATCGCAGCCGCGGTCGCCTGGCAGGCCGGCCTCGGCTTCCTCGTCCCGTGCTTGCTCCTCGGCGCGCTCGCGATCTACCTCGCCGTCCCGGCGAGCGAGGTCGATCCGGACGACGATCCCCTCACGCTGGAGGAGACGATGGCGGTCCTCGCGGAGCTTCGCACGCCGGCGATGGCGACGATGACGCTCATCATGCTGGTGTACATCTTCCTCTGGCAATCGTTCACGGCCTTCTACCCGACCTACCTCGAGACGGGCAAGGAGTTCTCGCCCACGATCGCGAGCCTGCTGTTCGGCTTCTTCTTCGCCGTCGGCGTCGTCGTCAAACCGGTGGCCGGCGCGGCCTACGACCGCGTCGGCATGCGCGGCTCGCTCGTCGCCGTCCTCTCGCCGCCCGCGGTCGGACTGGCCCTCCTGCCCTTCGTCGAGGGCTTCTGGCCGATCGTCGCCATCACCGCCCTGGTCAGCACGATGCTCGGCTCCGGCGCGATCACGCAATCGTACCTCGCCGACTCCTTTAGCGAGGAGCGCCAGGGCGCGGGCCTCGGCGTCGTCCGGACCGCGACCGCCACGCTCGGGTCCGCCGGCCCGGTCGTCTTCGGCACCGTCGGCGAATACGGCTACTTCGACGAGGGGTACCTGGCACTCGCCGTCCTCATGGTGATCGTCATCGCGCTCACGCTCCGGATGCCGACGAGCGATCCGGCCCGCGGCGCGTGA
- a CDS encoding NAD-dependent epimerase/dehydratase family protein — protein sequence MDDSGPAAAGSADSRQPITPPDELAGSDVLVTGGAGFIGSNVAAALAPIADVTVLDSFASGDRTAVPREAAVLEADVRDADALEAAVAEADVVFHEAAVVSVERSVEDPETTHAVNGTATLSLLEAARRHDARVVLASSAAIYGAPDATPIAEADSKTPTSPYGLEKLANDRYAALYHDLYGLEAVPLRYFNVYGPGQRGGDYAGVIRVFVEQALSGGPITVHGDGSQTRDFVFVDDVVRANLAAATADRVGRAYNVATGRSITIRELAAVIRDAAGSDAEIVHTDPRPGDIEHSEADVSRARSELNFEPTVDVETGIRRTVEWYRDVLDR from the coding sequence ATGGACGATTCCGGACCCGCCGCAGCAGGCAGCGCCGACTCGCGCCAGCCAATCACGCCCCCCGACGAGCTGGCCGGCAGCGACGTGCTCGTCACCGGCGGCGCGGGCTTTATAGGGTCGAACGTCGCGGCCGCGCTGGCGCCGATCGCCGACGTGACCGTCCTCGATTCGTTCGCGAGCGGGGACCGGACGGCCGTCCCGCGCGAGGCCGCCGTTCTGGAGGCCGACGTTCGCGACGCGGACGCGCTCGAGGCGGCCGTCGCCGAGGCCGATGTGGTCTTTCACGAGGCGGCCGTCGTCAGCGTCGAGCGCTCCGTCGAGGATCCGGAGACGACCCACGCGGTCAACGGCACGGCGACGCTCTCGCTGCTCGAAGCCGCGCGCCGCCACGACGCGCGAGTCGTCCTCGCCTCGAGCGCGGCCATCTACGGGGCCCCCGACGCGACGCCGATCGCCGAGGCCGACTCGAAGACGCCCACGTCGCCGTACGGCCTGGAGAAGCTCGCGAACGACCGCTACGCGGCGCTCTATCACGATCTCTACGGGCTCGAGGCCGTCCCGCTCCGGTACTTCAACGTCTACGGGCCGGGCCAGCGCGGCGGCGACTACGCGGGCGTCATCCGCGTCTTCGTCGAGCAGGCGCTGTCGGGCGGTCCGATCACCGTCCACGGCGACGGGAGCCAGACCCGCGACTTCGTCTTCGTCGACGACGTCGTGCGGGCGAACCTCGCCGCGGCGACGGCCGACCGCGTCGGCCGGGCCTACAACGTCGCGACCGGCCGCTCGATCACCATCCGCGAACTCGCAGCGGTGATCCGCGATGCGGCCGGTTCCGACGCGGAGATCGTCCACACCGACCCTCGCCCGGGCGACATCGAGCACTCGGAAGCGGACGTCTCGCGCGCCCGGTCGGAGCTGAACTTCGAGCCGACGGTCGACGTCGAGACGGGGATCCGTCGCACCGTCGAGTGGTATCGCGACGTCCTGGATCGCTGA